The following coding sequences are from one Bradyrhizobium sp. WSM471 window:
- a CDS encoding class I SAM-dependent methyltransferase, giving the protein MTDQPLLDEIKALIKSSGPMPVWRYMELCLMHPRYGYYVSRDPLGREGDFTTAPEVSQMFGELLGLWTASVWKQMGAPQFLRLIELGPGRGTMMADALRALRVLPPLYQALHIHMVEVNPVLRERQSATLSGVRNIAWHDSIDDVPEGPSIILANEYFDVLPIHQMVRHENGWHERVIEVDANGKLQFGAAAEPTPRFEVLLPPLVRAAPVGAVFEWRPDAEIMKLASRVRDQDGAALIIDYGHLRSDAGDTFQAIARHTFTDPLKAPGQADVTAHVDFQALARGAEDVGARVHGPVTQGDFLKRVGIETRAAALMQKAAPDVATDISIALKRLTETGRSGMGSMFKVLGISEPRLTGLAGLSDLERAGDGS; this is encoded by the coding sequence GTGACCGACCAGCCGTTACTCGACGAGATCAAGGCGCTGATCAAATCCTCAGGCCCCATGCCGGTCTGGCGGTACATGGAACTGTGCCTGATGCATCCCCGCTACGGCTATTACGTCTCGCGCGATCCGTTGGGACGAGAAGGCGATTTCACCACAGCGCCCGAGGTCAGCCAGATGTTCGGCGAGCTCTTGGGCCTGTGGACCGCCTCGGTGTGGAAGCAGATGGGGGCACCGCAATTCCTGCGGCTGATCGAGCTCGGCCCCGGCCGCGGCACCATGATGGCCGATGCGCTGCGGGCGCTCCGCGTGCTGCCGCCGCTCTACCAGGCGCTCCACATCCACATGGTCGAGGTCAATCCGGTCCTGCGCGAACGGCAGAGTGCGACGCTGTCGGGCGTGCGCAACATCGCCTGGCACGACAGCATCGACGACGTGCCTGAGGGACCGAGCATCATCCTCGCCAACGAATATTTCGACGTGCTGCCGATCCACCAGATGGTCCGTCACGAGAACGGCTGGCACGAGCGCGTGATCGAGGTCGACGCCAACGGAAAACTTCAATTCGGCGCGGCGGCGGAGCCGACGCCGCGCTTCGAGGTGCTGCTGCCGCCTCTGGTGCGCGCCGCGCCCGTCGGTGCCGTGTTCGAATGGCGGCCCGATGCGGAGATCATGAAGCTCGCCAGCCGCGTGCGCGACCAGGACGGCGCGGCGCTGATCATCGATTACGGCCATCTGCGCAGCGATGCCGGCGACACCTTCCAGGCGATCGCGCGCCATACCTTCACCGATCCCCTGAAGGCGCCGGGCCAGGCCGACGTCACAGCCCATGTCGACTTCCAGGCGCTCGCGCGCGGGGCGGAGGACGTCGGTGCCCGCGTGCACGGGCCGGTGACGCAGGGTGATTTCCTCAAGCGCGTCGGCATCGAGACCCGTGCAGCCGCCTTGATGCAGAAGGCAGCGCCTGACGTCGCCACCGACATTTCGATCGCGCTCAAGCGCCTGACCGAAACCGGGCGCAGCGGCATGGGTTCGATGTTCAAGGTGCTCGGCATCTCCGAGCCGCGGTTGACGGGCCTTGCCGGCCTCAGCGATCTCGAACGCGCCGGAGACGGTTCATGA
- the pgeF gene encoding peptidoglycan editing factor PgeF, with protein MTLASSLLSAVPGLRHAFFTREGGVSGGIYSALNGGLGSNDDQALVAENRRRMAEHVGVAPERFLSLHQIHSPDVLIAETPWPSGPRPKGDALVTKVPGVALGVSTADCGPVLFVDPDAGVIGGAHAGWKGALTGVLESTISAMEKLGASRSRIIAAIGPLIRQDSYEVGNEFVARFIEADADNAMFFIPSVRDGHAMFDLAGFIRKRLEAAGILMIDDLGLDTYADERFFSYRRSVHRKEPDYGRHVHAIALEA; from the coding sequence ATGACGCTTGCCTCCTCGCTGCTGTCGGCGGTGCCCGGCCTGCGCCACGCCTTCTTCACCCGCGAGGGCGGCGTCTCGGGCGGCATCTATTCCGCGCTGAACGGCGGGCTCGGCTCCAACGACGATCAAGCCCTTGTCGCGGAGAATCGCCGCCGCATGGCCGAGCATGTCGGCGTCGCACCGGAACGCTTTCTCAGCCTGCACCAGATCCACTCGCCGGACGTCCTCATAGCCGAGACGCCTTGGCCGAGCGGGCCGCGGCCGAAGGGCGATGCGCTGGTGACGAAGGTGCCCGGCGTCGCGCTCGGCGTCTCCACCGCCGATTGCGGGCCGGTGCTGTTCGTCGATCCCGACGCGGGCGTGATCGGGGGCGCGCATGCCGGCTGGAAGGGCGCGCTCACCGGCGTGCTCGAGTCGACGATCTCGGCGATGGAAAAGCTGGGCGCCTCGCGGAGCCGCATCATCGCCGCGATCGGCCCGCTGATCCGCCAGGACAGTTATGAAGTCGGCAACGAGTTCGTGGCGCGCTTCATCGAGGCGGATGCGGACAACGCCATGTTCTTCATCCCATCGGTGCGCGATGGACACGCGATGTTCGATCTCGCCGGCTTCATCCGGAAGCGCCTGGAAGCCGCGGGCATCCTGATGATCGACGATCTCGGTCTGGACACCTATGCCGACGAACGCTTCTTCAGCTACCGCCGCTCGGTGCATCGCAAGGAGCCGGATTACGGCCGCCACGTTCACGCAATCGCGCTCGAAGCGTGA
- a CDS encoding ribose-phosphate pyrophosphokinase, which produces MSAKNGSIKLVAGNSNPALAQAIAQGLDLPLTKAVVRRFADMEIFVEIQENVRGSDAFVIQSTSFPANDHLMELLIITDALRRSSARRITAVLPYFGYARQDRKSGSRTPISAKLVANLITQAGVDRVMTLDLHAGQIQGFFDIPTDNLYAAPLMVRDIKDKFDLSRTMVISPDVGGVARARGLAKRINTPLAIVDKRRERAGESEVMNVIGDVAGYTCILIDDIVDSGGTLVNAADALIAKGAKDVYAYITHGVLSGGAAARITNSRLKELVITDSILPTDAVSKAPNIRTLPIASLISDAIARTAAEESVSSLFD; this is translated from the coding sequence ATGTCGGCCAAGAACGGCTCCATCAAGCTCGTCGCCGGCAACTCCAATCCGGCTCTCGCGCAGGCCATCGCGCAGGGTCTCGACCTGCCGCTGACCAAGGCGGTGGTACGGCGCTTCGCCGACATGGAGATCTTCGTCGAGATCCAGGAGAACGTGCGCGGCTCGGATGCGTTCGTCATCCAGTCGACCTCGTTCCCGGCGAACGACCATCTGATGGAATTGCTGATCATCACCGACGCACTGCGCCGCTCCTCGGCGCGCCGCATCACCGCGGTGCTGCCCTATTTCGGCTACGCCCGGCAGGACCGCAAATCGGGTTCGCGCACGCCGATCTCGGCAAAACTCGTCGCCAATCTGATCACGCAGGCCGGCGTCGACCGCGTCATGACGCTCGACCTGCATGCCGGCCAGATCCAGGGCTTCTTCGATATCCCGACCGACAACCTCTACGCGGCACCGCTGATGGTGCGCGACATCAAGGACAAGTTCGATCTCTCCAGGACGATGGTGATCTCGCCCGACGTCGGCGGCGTGGCGCGCGCACGCGGTCTCGCCAAGCGCATCAACACCCCGCTCGCGATCGTCGACAAGCGCCGCGAGAGGGCGGGTGAATCCGAGGTCATGAACGTGATCGGCGACGTCGCCGGTTACACCTGCATCCTGATCGACGACATCGTGGACTCCGGCGGCACGCTGGTGAACGCCGCCGACGCGCTGATCGCCAAGGGCGCCAAGGACGTCTACGCCTACATCACCCACGGCGTGCTCTCCGGCGGCGCGGCGGCCCGAATCACGAACTCCAGGCTGAAGGAGCTGGTGATCACCGACTCGATCCTGCCGACGGATGCCGTGAGCAAGGCCCCGAACATCCGCACGCTGCCGATCGCCAGCCTGATCTCGGACGCGATCGCGCGCACCGCCGCGGAAGAGTCGGTGTCGAGCCTGTTCGACTAA
- a CDS encoding putative zinc-binding metallopeptidase: MPRRKFAWEKLSDDELLKQRLSSLRVTVEGTWLEDCVSTLYEELEERGIRLRPHTWMSSEWFSPGGVPGIAIPFYLAHPRLIKLEKKMMFDVEGGTWRECMAILRHEAGHAIQHGFQLQRRRRWQQLFGPSSKHYPRYYRPNPASRRYVQHLRLWYAQSHPDEDFAETFAVWLRPRSNWRTRYAGWPALKKLEYVDELMGEIAGKRPPITTRERVDTLGRLSQTLEEHYKKKQAFYAFTPPKTYDRDLSRLFSADPRHHRSKPASALIRRHRSQIRQLVSRWTGENQLTLDAVLDEMISRCRELDLRAAGPEQKLVLDFIVLVTAKTMHTMFGPSRRKWIAL; the protein is encoded by the coding sequence ATGCCACGCCGGAAATTTGCCTGGGAGAAGCTGTCGGATGACGAGTTGCTCAAGCAACGCCTCTCCAGCCTGAGGGTTACGGTCGAAGGCACCTGGCTCGAGGACTGCGTCAGCACGCTGTACGAGGAGCTCGAGGAGCGCGGCATCCGGCTGCGGCCGCACACCTGGATGTCGAGCGAATGGTTCAGTCCGGGCGGCGTTCCCGGCATCGCCATTCCGTTCTATCTCGCTCATCCGCGCCTGATAAAGCTCGAGAAGAAGATGATGTTCGACGTCGAGGGCGGAACCTGGCGCGAATGCATGGCCATCCTCCGTCACGAAGCGGGCCACGCCATACAGCACGGCTTCCAGTTGCAGCGCCGCCGGCGCTGGCAGCAACTGTTCGGCCCGTCGTCGAAACATTATCCGCGCTATTACCGGCCCAATCCGGCGAGCCGGCGTTACGTCCAGCATCTGCGGCTGTGGTATGCGCAGAGCCATCCGGACGAGGATTTCGCCGAGACCTTTGCGGTGTGGCTGCGGCCGCGCTCGAACTGGCGGACGCGATATGCCGGCTGGCCGGCGCTGAAGAAGCTCGAATATGTCGACGAGCTGATGGGCGAGATCGCGGGCAAGCGACCGCCGATCACGACACGGGAGCGTGTCGATACGCTGGGTCGGCTCAGCCAGACGCTCGAAGAGCACTACAAGAAGAAGCAGGCGTTCTACGCCTTCACGCCCCCCAAGACCTACGACCGCGATCTCTCCCGGCTGTTTTCGGCCGATCCACGGCATCACCGCTCAAAGCCGGCTTCAGCCCTGATCAGGCGCCACCGCTCCCAGATCAGGCAATTGGTCTCCCGATGGACCGGCGAGAATCAGCTTACGCTCGATGCCGTGCTTGACGAGATGATCTCTCGTTGTCGCGAGCTCGATCTGCGCGCCGCCGGTCCCGAACAGAAGCTCGTTCTCGACTTCATCGTCCTCGTCACCGCCAAGACGATGCACACGATGTTTGGCCCGTCTCGACGAAAATGGATCGCGCTATGA
- a CDS encoding ATP-grasp domain-containing protein, which translates to MRRLRILVLMHPDFVPPDSSDGHTAQEINAWKTEYDVVSTLRAAGHEVRPLGAQEEIKPVREAIEEFKPHVVFTLLEEFHNNVAFDQHIASYLELMKVPYTGCNPRGLTLARGKDLSKTLVHHRRIAAPAFAVFPMRRKVKRPTRLALPLIVKSLNMDGSFGISQASIVDTDEKLAERVAFIHERVESAAIAEQFIEGRELYVGVLGNNRLRVLPVWELKFGSMGGRSSRHIATEKAKHDTDYQEKVGIVDGPAKDLAPEVTARIQRAAKRIYRVLGLDGYARIDFRLTADGTPYFIEANPNPEIAKSQEFATAALHAGLKYPALLQRILALGISRAKAGVSLG; encoded by the coding sequence ATGAGACGTCTGCGCATTCTGGTCCTCATGCATCCGGACTTCGTGCCGCCGGACTCCAGCGACGGGCACACCGCGCAGGAAATCAACGCGTGGAAAACCGAGTACGACGTGGTGAGTACCTTGCGCGCGGCCGGCCACGAGGTTCGACCACTCGGCGCGCAGGAGGAAATCAAGCCGGTGCGCGAAGCGATCGAGGAGTTCAAGCCGCACGTGGTTTTCACGCTGCTGGAGGAATTCCACAACAACGTCGCGTTCGACCAGCACATCGCGAGCTATCTCGAGCTGATGAAGGTCCCTTATACCGGGTGCAATCCGCGCGGCCTGACCTTGGCCCGCGGCAAGGATTTGTCCAAGACGCTGGTGCATCACCGCCGGATCGCGGCGCCGGCCTTTGCCGTCTTCCCGATGCGCCGCAAGGTGAAACGCCCGACGCGTCTTGCGCTGCCGCTGATCGTCAAGAGCCTGAACATGGATGGCTCGTTCGGCATCTCGCAAGCCTCGATCGTCGATACCGACGAGAAGCTGGCGGAGCGGGTCGCCTTCATCCACGAGCGGGTTGAATCCGCCGCCATCGCCGAGCAGTTCATCGAGGGGCGAGAGCTTTACGTCGGCGTGCTCGGCAACAACCGCTTACGCGTTCTGCCGGTCTGGGAGTTGAAATTCGGCAGCATGGGCGGCCGCTCGTCACGGCACATCGCCACGGAGAAGGCCAAGCACGACACCGACTATCAGGAGAAGGTCGGCATCGTCGACGGGCCTGCGAAGGATCTGGCGCCGGAAGTGACCGCCAGGATCCAGCGGGCCGCGAAACGCATCTATCGGGTGCTTGGCCTCGACGGCTACGCGCGCATCGATTTTCGTCTCACCGCCGACGGCACGCCGTATTTCATCGAAGCCAATCCCAATCCCGAGATCGCCAAGAGCCAGGAGTTCGCCACGGCGGCTCTACATGCCGGGCTCAAATACCCGGCTCTCCTGCAGCGCATCCTGGCGCTCGGGATCAGCCGCGCCAAGGCGGGGGTATCATTGGGGTGA
- a CDS encoding 6,7-dimethyl-8-ribityllumazine synthase has translation MNQMLQDTQAETSQPTQTPPPVPHEPMPDHPRFAKPQRVAFVQACWHRDVVEEARIAFVREAEARHLNHVDVFEVPGSFEIPLHAQILAKTRRYTAIVAAGLVVDGGIYRHEFVADTVIKALMDVQLRTEVPVFSAVLTPQQFHETEVHYDFFRRHFAIKGVEVAAACAETLLGLERLRGQVAAGIV, from the coding sequence ATGAATCAGATGTTGCAAGATACCCAAGCCGAAACCTCCCAACCAACCCAAACGCCACCGCCGGTTCCACACGAGCCGATGCCCGACCATCCGCGCTTCGCGAAACCGCAGCGGGTGGCCTTCGTGCAGGCCTGCTGGCACCGCGACGTGGTCGAGGAGGCCCGTATCGCCTTCGTGAGGGAGGCGGAAGCACGCCACCTCAATCATGTCGACGTGTTCGAGGTGCCGGGCTCGTTCGAGATCCCGCTGCATGCGCAGATCCTCGCCAAGACACGGCGCTACACCGCGATCGTCGCGGCCGGCCTCGTCGTCGACGGCGGCATCTACCGCCATGAGTTCGTCGCCGACACCGTGATCAAGGCGTTGATGGACGTGCAGCTGCGTACCGAGGTGCCTGTGTTCTCAGCGGTGCTGACGCCGCAGCAATTCCACGAGACCGAGGTGCACTACGATTTCTTCCGCAGGCATTTTGCGATCAAGGGCGTCGAGGTGGCGGCCGCCTGTGCGGAGACATTGCTCGGGCTCGAACGCCTGCGCGGCCAGGTCGCCGCGGGAATCGTGTAA
- a CDS encoding YbjN domain-containing protein yields the protein MSLLEGTIDSKNHPLAVVEDIAASNNWPFERSGEDELTIVSKGQWTDYQISFTWMGEIEALHLACAFDMKIPVARRSEVQRLVAAVNEQLWVGHFDLWTTTGMIMHRQALVLPGGLIASTGQCEAMLAGAIHACERYFPAFQFVVWAGKSTTEAMDAAMFDTVGEA from the coding sequence ATGTCCCTGCTCGAAGGCACCATCGATTCCAAAAACCATCCGCTCGCGGTGGTCGAGGATATCGCTGCCAGCAACAACTGGCCGTTCGAACGCTCCGGCGAAGACGAACTCACGATTGTCTCCAAGGGACAATGGACCGACTACCAGATCTCCTTCACCTGGATGGGCGAGATCGAGGCGCTGCATCTGGCCTGCGCCTTCGACATGAAGATTCCGGTTGCGCGGCGATCGGAGGTCCAGCGGCTCGTCGCCGCGGTCAACGAGCAATTGTGGGTCGGGCACTTCGACCTGTGGACCACCACCGGCATGATCATGCACCGGCAGGCCCTGGTGCTACCGGGCGGGCTCATCGCCTCCACTGGGCAATGCGAAGCCATGCTCGCCGGCGCCATCCACGCCTGCGAACGCTATTTCCCGGCGTTCCAGTTCGTGGTGTGGGCGGGCAAGTCCACGACGGAAGCCATGGACGCGGCGATGTTCGATACGGTGGGCGAGGCGTAA
- the proC gene encoding pyrroline-5-carboxylate reductase, protein MANSTLENITGTILLAGAGKMGGAMLTGWLSGGLDPRRVAVIDPHISAEITALAAKGVALNPDVTTAGQVETLVVAVKPQMFREAGAKLKPFVSDKTAVVSIMAGTTIASLEEVCGGAVVRAMPNTPAAIGRGITVAVAANSVSAPQRAVADALLRATGSVEWVDDESLMDAVTAVSGSGPAYVFLLAEELARAGVEAGLPEALATKLAHETVAGSGELLHQSDLPSSTLRQNVTSPGGTTAAALGVLMGEPGLRDLMIRAIAAATQRSKELAK, encoded by the coding sequence ATGGCGAACAGCACTCTCGAAAACATCACCGGCACCATCCTGCTCGCCGGCGCCGGCAAGATGGGCGGCGCAATGTTGACCGGATGGCTTTCGGGCGGGCTCGATCCGCGCCGGGTCGCGGTGATCGATCCGCACATCTCGGCCGAGATCACCGCACTTGCCGCCAAGGGCGTCGCGCTCAATCCTGATGTGACGACGGCGGGCCAGGTCGAGACGCTCGTGGTCGCGGTGAAGCCGCAGATGTTCCGCGAGGCCGGCGCCAAGCTGAAGCCGTTCGTCTCCGACAAGACCGCGGTGGTGTCGATCATGGCGGGAACCACCATCGCCTCGCTCGAGGAGGTCTGCGGCGGCGCGGTGGTGCGCGCGATGCCGAACACGCCGGCCGCGATCGGTCGCGGCATCACGGTCGCTGTCGCCGCGAACAGCGTCAGCGCGCCGCAACGCGCGGTGGCCGATGCGCTGCTACGGGCCACCGGCTCGGTCGAATGGGTCGACGATGAGAGCCTGATGGACGCGGTGACCGCGGTGTCCGGCTCCGGCCCGGCCTATGTGTTTTTGCTGGCGGAAGAGCTCGCGCGCGCCGGCGTCGAGGCCGGCTTGCCCGAGGCGCTGGCGACAAAACTCGCGCACGAAACCGTCGCCGGCTCGGGTGAACTTCTCCACCAATCGGATCTGCCGTCGAGCACGCTGCGCCAGAACGTCACCTCGCCCGGCGGCACCACGGCCGCAGCGCTCGGCGTGCTGATGGGCGAGCCCGGCCTGCGCGATCTGATGATCCGCGCGATCGCGGCGGCGACGCAGCGGTCGAAGGAATTGGCGAAGTAA
- a CDS encoding thioesterase family protein: MDARDFIKVGMSAERTLVVPVERTVGHFVPGMPMVYATPMMILEMEMTSGDAIRAALQPGWVTVGTEVDIRHLAAALVGATVRTSAKVFAVERRVIRFEVEAFEGSRKLGEGRHARGLVNVEMFNKRLGAS, from the coding sequence ATGGACGCACGCGACTTCATCAAGGTCGGCATGAGCGCCGAGCGCACGCTGGTGGTGCCGGTGGAGCGCACGGTCGGGCATTTCGTGCCCGGCATGCCGATGGTCTATGCGACGCCGATGATGATTCTGGAAATGGAGATGACGTCGGGCGATGCGATTCGTGCCGCGCTTCAGCCCGGCTGGGTCACCGTCGGCACCGAGGTCGATATCCGCCATCTTGCGGCAGCTTTGGTCGGTGCGACGGTGCGGACCAGCGCGAAGGTTTTCGCGGTCGAGCGCCGCGTCATCCGCTTCGAGGTCGAGGCCTTCGAGGGCTCCCGAAAGCTCGGCGAAGGCCGCCACGCGCGCGGGCTCGTCAATGTCGAGATGTTCAACAAGCGGCTGGGGGCGAGCTAG
- a CDS encoding tautomerase family protein: MTTVNGRCSAPRERKMPEITVSMAVGRTDEQKAGMMRDITQALVKNLGVDADAVVIQINEAPLAHKMKGGKTFVERAAAAKK; the protein is encoded by the coding sequence ATGACGACCGTCAATGGCCGGTGTTCGGCCCCAAGGGAGAGAAAAATGCCTGAGATCACTGTCAGCATGGCCGTGGGCCGCACCGACGAGCAGAAGGCCGGCATGATGCGCGACATCACCCAGGCGCTGGTGAAGAATCTTGGCGTCGATGCCGACGCCGTTGTCATCCAGATCAACGAAGCCCCGCTCGCCCACAAGATGAAGGGCGGCAAGACGTTCGTGGAGCGCGCGGCGGCTGCGAAGAAGTAG
- the hisS gene encoding histidine--tRNA ligase, translating to MAEKPKKSPKLKARLPRGLEDRDPAAIRATREMVENIRAVYELYGFEPVETPAMEYTDALGKFLPDQDRPNEGVFSFQDDDEQWISLRYDLTAPLARYVGERYGTDGLVLPYRSYRVGYVFRNEKPGPGRFRQFMQFDADTVGSATPAADAEICMMAADTMEALGIARGSYVVKVNNRKVLDGVLEAIGLGGEENAARRLTVLRAIDKLDKFPAEEVRKLLGPGRWDGGEEGKGDFTKGANLNASEADVVLAITKPRDDWKEAIAAAETYLAKSEVGQAGVSELEEIAKLVTASGYGADRIKIDPSVVRGLEYYTGPVYEVELLLDTKDEKGRPVRFGSVGGGGRYDGLVSRFRGEPVPATGFSIGVSRLQAALTLLGKLDTRPGFGPVVVTVFDRDRVADYQKMVASLRTAGIRAELYLGNPKNMGNQLKYADRRNAPCVIIQGSDEKARGEVQIKDLIEGAKAAAAIASNQEWRESRPAQFSCSEADLVAKVREVLARHDVSWG from the coding sequence ATGGCCGAAAAACCCAAAAAATCGCCGAAACTGAAGGCGCGCCTGCCGCGCGGGCTCGAGGATCGCGATCCCGCCGCGATCCGGGCCACGCGCGAGATGGTGGAGAATATCCGCGCCGTCTACGAGCTCTACGGATTCGAGCCCGTGGAAACGCCGGCGATGGAATACACCGACGCGCTCGGTAAATTCCTGCCCGACCAGGATCGTCCGAACGAGGGCGTGTTCTCGTTCCAGGACGACGACGAGCAGTGGATCTCGCTGCGTTATGATCTAACCGCGCCGCTCGCGCGCTACGTCGGCGAGCGATACGGGACCGATGGTCTGGTCCTGCCCTATCGCAGCTACCGCGTCGGCTACGTGTTCCGCAACGAGAAGCCCGGCCCCGGCCGCTTCCGTCAGTTCATGCAGTTCGACGCCGACACGGTCGGCTCGGCGACGCCGGCGGCGGACGCGGAGATCTGCATGATGGCCGCGGACACGATGGAGGCGCTCGGCATCGCGCGTGGCTCCTATGTCGTGAAGGTCAACAACCGAAAAGTGCTCGACGGCGTTCTGGAAGCGATCGGGCTCGGCGGCGAAGAGAACGCAGCGCGCAGACTGACCGTGCTGCGTGCCATTGACAAGCTCGACAAATTTCCTGCCGAGGAAGTTCGCAAGCTCCTCGGTCCCGGCAGATGGGATGGCGGCGAAGAGGGCAAGGGCGACTTCACGAAGGGCGCCAACCTGAACGCGTCGGAGGCTGACGTCGTTCTTGCCATCACCAAGCCGCGCGACGATTGGAAAGAGGCCATTGCCGCCGCGGAAACCTATCTCGCCAAGAGCGAAGTCGGTCAGGCCGGCGTGAGCGAGCTGGAAGAGATCGCCAAACTGGTGACGGCGTCGGGGTACGGCGCAGACCGCATCAAGATTGATCCGTCCGTCGTGCGCGGCCTCGAATATTATACCGGCCCCGTCTACGAGGTCGAACTGCTGCTCGACACCAAGGACGAAAAAGGCCGCCCGGTCCGTTTCGGCTCGGTCGGCGGTGGCGGCCGCTATGATGGTCTCGTCTCGCGCTTCCGCGGCGAGCCGGTGCCGGCGACTGGATTTTCCATCGGCGTGTCGCGCCTTCAGGCCGCGCTGACGCTGCTCGGCAAGCTCGACACGAGGCCCGGCTTCGGCCCCGTCGTCGTCACCGTGTTCGACCGCGATCGCGTCGCCGACTACCAGAAGATGGTTGCATCGTTGCGAACCGCAGGCATTCGCGCCGAGCTCTATCTCGGCAATCCCAAGAACATGGGCAACCAACTCAAATATGCCGACCGCCGCAATGCGCCTTGCGTCATCATCCAGGGCTCGGATGAAAAAGCGCGTGGCGAGGTGCAGATCAAGGATCTGATCGAGGGCGCGAAGGCGGCGGCCGCGATCGCTTCCAACCAGGAATGGCGCGAGAGCCGCCCGGCGCAGTTCTCGTGCAGCGAGGCCGACCTCGTCGCCAAAGTGCGCGAGGTGTTGGCGCGCCATGACGTGAGTTGGGGCTAG
- a CDS encoding YegJ family protein, with protein sequence MPANLSQPIKWAVSAVVTAVALFGILTLRPGPAVEVADRVISVADTDAEMNAAIARARATLPVFWASYEAPKRTETEHALKVRFPSTGNDEHIWMSEVKKLPGGEYAARFGDTPRNLPGKRLGDLAAFKDADISDWMFMRNGKIVGGETIRPLLKSMPKADADALRARMEQP encoded by the coding sequence ATGCCTGCCAATCTCTCTCAGCCAATCAAATGGGCCGTATCCGCTGTCGTCACGGCGGTCGCTCTCTTCGGCATTCTAACATTGAGGCCTGGACCGGCGGTCGAGGTGGCGGACCGGGTCATCAGCGTGGCCGACACCGACGCCGAGATGAATGCCGCGATCGCTCGCGCACGCGCTACCTTGCCTGTCTTCTGGGCTTCCTATGAAGCGCCAAAGCGAACGGAGACGGAGCACGCTCTCAAGGTTCGATTTCCGAGCACCGGGAACGACGAGCACATCTGGATGAGTGAAGTGAAGAAGCTTCCGGGTGGGGAATATGCAGCGCGGTTTGGGGATACGCCGCGAAATCTGCCAGGAAAGCGGTTGGGAGACCTCGCCGCGTTCAAGGATGCCGACATCTCGGACTGGATGTTCATGCGCAACGGCAAGATCGTCGGCGGCGAAACCATCAGGCCGCTGCTGAAATCCATGCCGAAGGCGGATGCCGACGCGCTCCGGGCGCGGATGGAGCAGCCGTAA